Proteins from a single region of Thalassophryne amazonica chromosome 22, fThaAma1.1, whole genome shotgun sequence:
- the LOC117504474 gene encoding uncharacterized protein LOC117504474 — MWQLLVSKDDDIPEQQEWNQSLDQEGSKLPDIKEEQRELWSDDENPQSSQLHQSQRDKSTEVELRSRNSTLWPSSSPPAWWHPQNRRTLKREADGDNCGGSQPARDCSYFQPHRDDMWQLLVRKDDDIPEQQEWNQSLDQQGSKLPDIKVEQRELWRNNEEKPQSSRLQQSQRDKSAEVELRSRNSTLWPPSSPPAWWVHPQNRKTLKTEGDGNNGGGSQPARDSGPCSHFQPHRDDTWQLLVSKDDDIPEQQEWNQSLDQQGSKLPHIKDEQRQLRSCDEEKPQSSQLHQSQRDKSTDVELRSRNSTLWPPSSPPARWLHPQNRRTPKREADGDNCGGSQPARDSGPCSPFQPHRDGEDQ; from the exons ATGTGGCAGCTGTTGGTGAGTAAAGATGATGATATTCCTGAGCAGCAGGAATGGAATCAGAGTCTGGACCAAGAGGGCTCAAAGCTTCCAGACATTAAAGAGGAACAGAGGGAACTCTGG AGTGATGATGAAAACCCACAGTCCTCACAGCTTCACCAAAGCCAAAGAGATAAGAGCACAGAAGTGGAGCTTCGTTCCAGAAACTCAActctttggccttcctcttctcctcctgcctggtggcatcCTCAAAACAGAAGAACCCTGAAAAGAGAAGCTGATGGAGACAACTGTGGGGGATCACAGCCAGCCAGAGACTGCAGTTATTTCCAACCACATCGTGATG ACATGTGGCAGCTGTTGGTGCGTAAAGATGATGATATTCCTGAGCAGCAGGAATGGAATCAGAGTCTGGACCAACAGGGCTCAAAGCTTCCAGACATTAAAGTGGAACAGAGGGAACTCTGG CGTAACAATGAAGAAAAGCCACAGTCGTCACGGCTTCAGCAAAGCCAAAGAGATAAGAGTGCAGAAGTGGAGCTTCGTTCTAGAAACTcaactctttggcctccctcttctcctcctgcctggtgggtcCATCCTCAAAACAGAAAAACCCTGAAAACAGAAGGTGATGGAAACAACGGTGGGGGATCACAACCAGCCAGAGACTCGGGTCCATGCAGTCATTTCCAACCACATCGTGATG ACACGTGGCAGCTGTTGGTGAGTAAAGATGATGATATTCCTGAGCAGCAGGAATGGAATCAGAGTCTGGACCAACAGGGATCAAAGCTTCCACACATTAAAGATGAACAGAGGCAACTCCGG AGTTGCGATGAAGAAAAGccacagtcatcacagcttcaccaAAGCCAAAGAGATAAGAGCACAGACGTGGAGCTTCGTTCTAGAAACTcaactctttggcctccctcttctcctcctgcccggtggctccatcctcaaaaCAGAAGAACCCCGAAAAGAGAAGCTGATGGAGACAACTGTGGGGGATCACAGCCAGCCAGAGACTCGGGTCCATGCAGTCCTTTCCAGCCACATCGTGATG